The following are encoded together in the Solenopsis invicta isolate M01_SB chromosome 14, UNIL_Sinv_3.0, whole genome shotgun sequence genome:
- the LOC105194473 gene encoding methyl-CpG-binding domain protein 3 isoform X3 — MNMSVEKKKYPSALPINWPAREEPSRKSQNQLASTGKVDYYYNRSVRNDASLVPPIRQTASIFKQPVTIYKTQEGKVKDIKHGTQEKPKQEGADKTDGKYGSQDKPKQLFWEKRLEGLRACDSDGYEFDAMDLPKNLKPVGPYITEETLLQSVATALHVSTQPVTGQTGSKTALEKNPGVFLNPDQPLVQAVSIADEDIRRQEDRVAVARKKLQDALRALQT, encoded by the exons ATGAACATGTCCGTGGAGAAGAAGAAGTACCCGTCGGCGTTACCAATCAACTGGCCCGCGAGGGAGGAACCGTCGAGAAAGAGCCAGAATCAGTTGGCATCCACGGGGAAGGttgattattattacaa CCGCAGTGTCAGGAACGACGCGTCGTTAGTGCCACCGATCAGGCAGACGGCATCGATTTTTAAGCAACCGGTAACAATCTACAAAACGCAGGAGGGGAAAGTGAAGGATATCAAACACGGCACACAAGAGAAGCCAAAGCAG GAAGGAGCCGATAAAACTGATGGCAAGTATGGCTCCCAAGATAAGCCTAAGCAG CTTTTCTGGGAAAAACGTTTGGAAGGTCTACGAGCATGTGATTCCGACGGCTATGAATTTGATGCGATGGATCTGCCAAAGAATTTGAAACCAGTGGGACCATATATCACGGAAGAGACATTGCTCCAAAGTGTGGCCACTGCATTGCATGTATCTACTCAACCAGTTACAGGACAAACAGGATCAAAAACAGCTTTAGAGAAGAATCCCGGCGTGTTTCTCAATCCTGATCAACCACTTGTACAG GCGGTTTCGATAGCAGATGAGGATATAAGGAGGCAAGAAGATCGAGTGGCTGtcgcgagaaaaaaattacaggaTGCTCTACGCGCTCTTCAAACCTAA
- the LOC105194471 gene encoding cGMP-dependent 3',5'-cyclic phosphodiesterase, producing the protein MSSNPVSDPARILALIEQLCDLPYTEVQRRLNKYIQDATNARLVFLISVESEEMVIHVIGEEILDRELRFLISNNVLYEAVINKTSLALSVAKLDNELLRYINRITNATPQSLLTIPIQHPFKHYTALLVCLIDYVDEDETRHACIEVVQECFRFCLGYLLSSLRCYEESRIKQQCQNLLAVSRKLFTYLGDFSDLLREIMAEVRKLTNAERCSLFLLDPDQQDLVAKVFDGISTGETMSEMRIPIGQGIAGHVATTGKLLNIRDAYNHPLFYRGIDEATGFKTRNILCFPIRDEKGIVGVAQLCNKINSLYFDAFDEQIATAFSIYCGISIMHSIVYKKMQDAQARNKLSNEIMMYHLKVEESAVQALLNCRDDHNIKDFNKFHFSPRNVPYKHIPCYTIKMFTDLNFLNHWRIKMSTLARFILYVKKGYRDAPYHNWTHAFSVAHFAYLLIKNMQLIEENYMTPLQALVFLVSCLCHDIDHRGTNNSFQTQCGTILASLYSSEGSVMERHHLAQTMCILNTDGCNIFESLDSNEYSEALDLLRTNILATDLATHFRSIKSQEEMIRSNYNKDDLKQRKMLFEMLMTCCDLSDQTKDWKLSRKTAEQIFDEFFSQGDLEKSMGNAPAEMMDRERASIPDLQIQFITNLVIPVFTNLSLLFPSALPLVHVLQNNCSLWEVAKTVFQKYSTNGTKGIDVLLDPNFEDEVLKMFAQRECSVENPNQCTKSGE; encoded by the exons ATGAGCTCAAATCCGGTCTCCGACCCGGCGCGGATCCTCGCGCTGATCGAGCAGCTGTGCGACCTGCCGTACACGGAGGTGCAAAGGCGGCTAAACAAATAC atacAAGATGCAACAAATGCAAGGCTAGTCTTTCTCATATCAGTAGAATCTGAGGAAATGGTTATCCATGTAATAGGTGAAGAAATTTTGGATAGAGAATTGCGATTTCTT aTATCAAACAATGTTTTGTACGAGGCtgtgataaataaaacatcATTAGCCCTGAGCGTTGCGAAGCTCGATAATGAGTTATTGAgatacattaatagaataacgAACGCAACGCCGCAATCCCTCTTGACAATCCCGATACAACATCCCTTCAAGCATTACACGGCTTTGCTTGTGTGCCTGATAGATTATGTGGATGAAGATGAAACTAGACATGCTTGTATAGAGGTAGTTCAAGAATGCTTTAG GTTTTGCCTTGGATACTTGCTCAGTTCGTTACGTTGCTACGAGGAAAGTCGTATAAAGCAACAATGTCAAAATTTATTAGCCGTTTCTAGGAAACTCTTCACATATTTGG GAGACTTTTCCGATCTCTTGCGTGAGATTATGGCTGAGGTCAGGAAACTAACAAACGCAGAGAGatgttctttatttcttttggaTCCTGATCAACAAGATTTGGTCGCTAAAGTATTCGATGGCATTTCCACGGGAGAA ACTATGAGCGAGATGAGAATACCTATTGGACAAGGTATAGCCGGTCATGTTGCGACTACTGGTAAATTACTTAACATTCGAGACGCTTATAATCATCCCCTGTTTTATCGTGGGATAGACGAGGCGACAGGGTTTAAGACTAGAAATATTTTGTGCTTTCCGATACGGGATGAGAAAGGCATTGTTG GAGTGGCTCAATtgtgcaataaaataaacagtttATATTTTGATGCTTTTGATGAACAAATCGCGACAGCGTTTAGTATCTATTGCGGCATATCAATAATGCATagtattgtttataaaaagatgCAGGATGCTCAAGCACGAAATAAGCTCAGTAATGAGATAATGATGTATCACTTGAAG GTGGAAGAATCTGCTGTGCAAGCACTGTTAAATTGCAGAGACGATCACAATATTAAAGATTTCAACAAGTTCCATTTTAGTCCAAGAAATGTACCTTACAAACATATACCTTGCTATACTATTAAAATGTTTacagatttaaattttttgaatcatTGGAGAATCAAAATGTCAACGCTTGCAAG ATTTATACTGTATGTCAAAAAAGGCTATAGAGATGCACCTTATCACAATTGGACACATGCATTTTCCGTGGCACACTTTGCATATCTgctgataaaaaatatgcagcTCATTGAGGAAAATTACATGACACCCTTACAGGCTCTGGTGTTTCTTGTATCGTGTTTATGTCATGATATAGACCACAGAGGAACTAATAATTCATTTCAAACTCAGTGCGGCACCATACTAGCGAGTCTTTACAGTTCGGAAGGATCCGTTATGGAG AGACATCATCTTGCACAAACAATGTGCATTTTAAACACCGACGGCTgcaatatatttgaaagtttgGATAGCAATGAGTATAGCGAAGCTCTAGACTTGTTGAGGACCAATATACTTGCGACTGACCTAGCCACCCACTTTCGTAGCATAAAGAGCCAGGAAGAAATGATTCGTAGTAATTATAACAAAGATGATTTGAAACAACGGAAGATGTTATTCGAAATGCTTATGACTTGTTGCGATCTTAGTGATCAAACCAAAGATTGGAAACTTTCAAGGAAAACAGCG GAACAAATATTCGATGAATTCTTTTCGCAAGGAGATCTAGAGAAAAGCATGGGCAATGCACCAGCCGAAATGATGGATAGAGAACGTGCGTCGATTCCCGATCTCCAAATACAATTCATTACTAATTTGGTTATTCCCGTCTTTAC tAATCTGTCGTTATTGTTCCCATCGGCGCTACCATTGGTCCACGTACTACAAAATAATTGTTCACTATGGGAAGTGGCTAAGACCGTATTTCAAAAGTATTCGACGAATGGAACGAAAGGAATAGACGTTTTGCTTGATCCCAACTTTGAAGACGAAGTGCTTAAGATGTTTGCTCAAAGAGAATGTTCTGTGGAAAATCCCAATCAATGCACAAAAAGCGgagaataa
- the LOC105194473 gene encoding methyl-CpG-binding domain protein 3 isoform X4: protein MNMSVEKKKYPSALPINWPAREEPSRKSQNQLASTGKVDYYYNRSVRNDASLVPPIRQTASIFKQPVTIYKTQEGKVKDIKHGTQEKPKQLFWEKRLEGLRACDSDGYEFDAMDLPKNLKPVGPYITEETLLQSVATALHVSTQPVTGQTGSKTALEKNPGVFLNPDQPLVQAVSIADEDIRRQEDRVAVARKKLQDALRALQT, encoded by the exons ATGAACATGTCCGTGGAGAAGAAGAAGTACCCGTCGGCGTTACCAATCAACTGGCCCGCGAGGGAGGAACCGTCGAGAAAGAGCCAGAATCAGTTGGCATCCACGGGGAAGGttgattattattacaa CCGCAGTGTCAGGAACGACGCGTCGTTAGTGCCACCGATCAGGCAGACGGCATCGATTTTTAAGCAACCGGTAACAATCTACAAAACGCAGGAGGGGAAAGTGAAGGATATCAAACACGGCACACAAGAGAAGCCAAAGCAG CTTTTCTGGGAAAAACGTTTGGAAGGTCTACGAGCATGTGATTCCGACGGCTATGAATTTGATGCGATGGATCTGCCAAAGAATTTGAAACCAGTGGGACCATATATCACGGAAGAGACATTGCTCCAAAGTGTGGCCACTGCATTGCATGTATCTACTCAACCAGTTACAGGACAAACAGGATCAAAAACAGCTTTAGAGAAGAATCCCGGCGTGTTTCTCAATCCTGATCAACCACTTGTACAG GCGGTTTCGATAGCAGATGAGGATATAAGGAGGCAAGAAGATCGAGTGGCTGtcgcgagaaaaaaattacaggaTGCTCTACGCGCTCTTCAAACCTAA
- the LOC105194473 gene encoding methyl-CpG-binding domain protein 3 isoform X2 — MNMSVEKKKYPSALPINWPAREEPSRKSQNQLASTGKVDYYYKQTYGFSNTEDSVTLVTANLSLTMRLLFSRSVRNDASLVPPIRQTASIFKQPVTIYKTQEGKVKDIKHGTQEKPKQLFWEKRLEGLRACDSDGYEFDAMDLPKNLKPVGPYITEETLLQSVATALHVSTQPVTGQTGSKTALEKNPGVFLNPDQPLVQAVSIADEDIRRQEDRVAVARKKLQDALRALQT, encoded by the exons ATGAACATGTCCGTGGAGAAGAAGAAGTACCCGTCGGCGTTACCAATCAACTGGCCCGCGAGGGAGGAACCGTCGAGAAAGAGCCAGAATCAGTTGGCATCCACGGGGAAGGttgattattattacaa ACAAACATACGGTTTCTCAAACACCGAGGACTCGGTAACCTTGGTGACAGCTAACCTCTCACTAACGATGCGGCTTCTTTTTAGCCGCAGTGTCAGGAACGACGCGTCGTTAGTGCCACCGATCAGGCAGACGGCATCGATTTTTAAGCAACCGGTAACAATCTACAAAACGCAGGAGGGGAAAGTGAAGGATATCAAACACGGCACACAAGAGAAGCCAAAGCAG CTTTTCTGGGAAAAACGTTTGGAAGGTCTACGAGCATGTGATTCCGACGGCTATGAATTTGATGCGATGGATCTGCCAAAGAATTTGAAACCAGTGGGACCATATATCACGGAAGAGACATTGCTCCAAAGTGTGGCCACTGCATTGCATGTATCTACTCAACCAGTTACAGGACAAACAGGATCAAAAACAGCTTTAGAGAAGAATCCCGGCGTGTTTCTCAATCCTGATCAACCACTTGTACAG GCGGTTTCGATAGCAGATGAGGATATAAGGAGGCAAGAAGATCGAGTGGCTGtcgcgagaaaaaaattacaggaTGCTCTACGCGCTCTTCAAACCTAA
- the LOC105194473 gene encoding methyl-CpG-binding domain protein 3 isoform X1 produces MNMSVEKKKYPSALPINWPAREEPSRKSQNQLASTGKVDYYYKQTYGFSNTEDSVTLVTANLSLTMRLLFSRSVRNDASLVPPIRQTASIFKQPVTIYKTQEGKVKDIKHGTQEKPKQEGADKTDGKYGSQDKPKQLFWEKRLEGLRACDSDGYEFDAMDLPKNLKPVGPYITEETLLQSVATALHVSTQPVTGQTGSKTALEKNPGVFLNPDQPLVQAVSIADEDIRRQEDRVAVARKKLQDALRALQT; encoded by the exons ATGAACATGTCCGTGGAGAAGAAGAAGTACCCGTCGGCGTTACCAATCAACTGGCCCGCGAGGGAGGAACCGTCGAGAAAGAGCCAGAATCAGTTGGCATCCACGGGGAAGGttgattattattacaa ACAAACATACGGTTTCTCAAACACCGAGGACTCGGTAACCTTGGTGACAGCTAACCTCTCACTAACGATGCGGCTTCTTTTTAGCCGCAGTGTCAGGAACGACGCGTCGTTAGTGCCACCGATCAGGCAGACGGCATCGATTTTTAAGCAACCGGTAACAATCTACAAAACGCAGGAGGGGAAAGTGAAGGATATCAAACACGGCACACAAGAGAAGCCAAAGCAG GAAGGAGCCGATAAAACTGATGGCAAGTATGGCTCCCAAGATAAGCCTAAGCAG CTTTTCTGGGAAAAACGTTTGGAAGGTCTACGAGCATGTGATTCCGACGGCTATGAATTTGATGCGATGGATCTGCCAAAGAATTTGAAACCAGTGGGACCATATATCACGGAAGAGACATTGCTCCAAAGTGTGGCCACTGCATTGCATGTATCTACTCAACCAGTTACAGGACAAACAGGATCAAAAACAGCTTTAGAGAAGAATCCCGGCGTGTTTCTCAATCCTGATCAACCACTTGTACAG GCGGTTTCGATAGCAGATGAGGATATAAGGAGGCAAGAAGATCGAGTGGCTGtcgcgagaaaaaaattacaggaTGCTCTACGCGCTCTTCAAACCTAA
- the LOC105194472 gene encoding cytoplasmic FMR1-interacting protein, producing the protein MTTDKVTLGDALSNVDVLEEFTLPDEQPCIEAQPCSVVYQANFDTNFEDRNGFVTGIAKYIEEATVHASLNELLEEGLEHAVMLYTWRCCSRAIPQPKSNEQPNRVEIYEKTVEVLAPEVNKLLNFMYFQRKAIERFSAEVKRLCHHEKRKDFVSEAYLLTLGKFINMFAVLDELKNMKSSVKNDYSTYRRAAQFLKVMSDSQTLQESQNLSMFLATQNKIRDTVKENLEKIAGYEELLADVVNICVHMFETKMYLTPNEKHMLVKVMGFGLFLMDSELCNINKLDQKKKLKLDRIDRIFKNLEVVPLFGDMQIAPFNYIKRSKHFDASKWPLSSSSNSISPQADLMVHLPQIREDHVKYISELARYSNEVMTTYKECRSDTENRDTAELALRGLQLLSQWTSVVTELYSWKLLHPTDHHMNKECPQEAEEYERATRYNYTDEEKFALIEVIAMIKGLQVLMARIETVFIDAIRRNIYAELQDFVQLALREPLRKAIKNKKDLIRSIIVSVRETCADWHFGVEPLGDPALKGKKDPDNGFGIKVPRRNVGPSSTQLYMVRTMLESLIADKSGGKRTLRKDIDGQYLVQIDQFHKTSFYWSYLLNFSESLQNCCDLSQLWYREFYLEMTMGRKIQKCQVRHQHNEECSDLITMEKRIQFPIEMSMPWILTDHILRSKEPSMMEYVLYPLDLYNDSALYALTIFRKQFLYDEVEAEVNLCFDQFVYKLSEQIFAHYKQLAASILLDKRFRVECVALGAYLLPYPRANRYETLLKQRHVQLLGRSIDLNKLITQRINADMQKSLDLAISKFESGDITGVVELDGLLQVNRLTHKLLSKWLALDEYDAMFREANHNVLAPYGRITLHVFWELNYDFLPNYCYNAATNRFVKCRGLQFVQPVHRDKPPQMSHHYLWGSKQLNLAYSTQYGQYTGFVGPHHFRTICKLLGYQGIAVVMEELLKIVKTLIQGSLHQFTKTLMEAMPKVCKLPRYDYGSPGVLGYYHAQLNDIVQYPDAKTELFHNFREFGNTILFCLLMEQALSQEEVCDLLHAAPFQNILPRPYCKEGEKPETKQKRLEAKYAALQIVPNVDKLGTAKQAMIAREGDLLTRERLCCGLSIFEVVLSRLRSFLDDPIWVGPPPANGVMNVDECTEFHRLWSALQFVYCIPVGDTEFTVEELFGEGLHWAGCAMIVLLGQQRRFEALDFCYHILRVQRVDGKDENVKGIHLKRMVDRIRRFQVLNSQIFAVLNKFLKSGDSDAASVEHVRCFQPPIHPSLAHAQQHYHAPEYLRQINHQ; encoded by the exons ATGACCACTGACAAGGTTACTCTAGGCGACGCTCTGTCCAACGTCGATGTGCTGGAAGAGTTTACGTTGCCGGACGAGCAACCTTGCATAGAGGCCCAGCCATGCTCCGTCGTATATCAGGCCAATTTCGATACAAATTTCGAGGATAGAAATGGCTTTGTGACGGGTATCGCCAAATATATAGAGGAAGCAACTGTACATGCAAGTCTG AATGAGTTGTTGGAGGAAGGCCTGGAACATGCAGTCATGTTGTATACTTGGAGATGTTGCTCACGTGCAATTCCACAGCCAAAATCTAATGAACAGCCGAATCGAGTGGAAATTTATGAGAAAACAGTAGAGGTGTTAGCACCTGAAGTGAAcaaattgttgaattttatgtattttcaa AGAAAAGCCATTGAGCGATTTTCAGCAGAAGTCAAACGACTGTGTCATcatgagaaaagaaaagattttgtaTCAGAGGCATACTTGCTGACCTTAGGAAAATTCATCAATATGTTTGCTGTACTGGACGAATTGAAAAACATGAAATCTAGTGTAAAAAATGACTATTCCACATACAGGAG AGCTGCACAGTTCCTCAAGGTGATGTCAGATTCTCAGACACTGCAAGAATCCCAAAATTTGTCTATGTTTTTGgcaacacaaaataaaattcgtGATACAGTTAAGGAAAATCTTGAAAAGATCGCTGGATATGAAGAATTACTTGCGGACGTGGTTAATATTTGTGTTCATATGTTTGAAACTAAAATGTACCTTACGCCTAACGAGAAGCACATGCTAGTGAAAGTGATGGGCTTTGGTTTATTCCTGATGGATAGCGAATTATGTAATATCAATAAGCTcgatcaaaagaaaaaattgaaactggATAGAATTGATAGAATCTTTAAGAACTTGGAAGTGGTACCGTTGTTCGGAGATATGCAAATTGCACCGTTCAACTATATCAAACGTTCGAAGCACTTTGATGCGTCAAAATGGCCATTGTCTTCATCCTCGAATAGCATAAGTCCACAGGCTGATCTTATGGTACACCTTCCTCAGATTAGAGAAGATCACGTCAAATATATCAGCGAATTAGCAAG ATATAGTAACGAAGTTATGACGACGTACAAAGAATGCCGAAGTGACACGGAAAATCGGGACACCGCAGAACTTGCGTTACGTGGGTTACAGTTACTCTCGCAATGGACTAGCGTTGTAACAGAACTGTACAGTTGGAAACTACTGCATCCCACTGATCATCACATGAATAAAGAATGTCCGCAAGAGGCTGAAGAATACGAAAGA GCTACACGTTATAATTATACTGACGAAGAAAAGTTTGCCCTCATAGAAGTTATAGCGATGATCAAGGGATTGCAGGTATTGATGGCACGTATAGAGACTGTTTTCATTGATGCAATACGTAGGAATATATATGCCGAGTTGCAAGACTTTGTACAACTCGCATTGCGTGAACCTTTAAGGAAagcaatcaaaaataaaaaagatttgattCGAAG tATAATCGTTTCCGTTAGAGAAACTTGTGCAGATTGGCATTTCGGTGTGGAGCCCCTCGGAGATCCCGCTTTAAAAGGCAAAAAAGATCCGGATAATGGGTTTGGCATTAAAGTCCCGCGAAGAAATGTTG GTCCGTCTTCCACGCAATTATATATGGTGCGAACGATGTTGGAGTCGTTAATAGCTGACAAGAGTGGTGGGAAACGCACTCTGAGGAAAGACATTGACGGCCAATATCTCGTTCAAATCGATCAGTTTCATAAAACCAGTTTTTATTGGAGTTATCTTCTGAATTTCAGTG AATCTTTACAAAATTGTTGCGACTTGTCGCAACTATGGTACAGAGAATTTTATCTGGAAATGACAATGGGTAGGAAAATACag AAATGCCAAGTACGTCACCAACATAACGAAGAATGCAGCGACCTAATCACCATGGAGAAACGCATTCAG TTTCCCATTGAAATGTCTATGCCATGGATATTGACTGATCACATATTGAGAAGCAAGGAACCATCAATGATGGA ATACGTTTTGTATCCTCTGGATTTATATAACGATAGCGCCTTATACGCACTAACGATATTTCGTAAACAATTTCTGTATGATGAAGTGGAAGCCGAAGTGAATCTATGTTTTGATCAATTCGTTTACAAACTTAGTGAACAAATCTTTGCGCATTATAAGCAGCTAGCAGCCAGCATCTTGCTAGATAAACGATTCAGAGTGGAATGCGTGGCTCTCGGAGCATATTTACTTCCATATCCCCGTGCTAATAGATATGAAACATTATTGAAACAGAGGCACGTTCAGCTACTGGGAAGAAGTATTGACTTGAATAAACTTATAACGCAACGTATTAATGCAGACATGCAAAAATCATTGGATTTGGCCATTAGCAAATTCGAATCCGGCGATATAACTGGAGTCGTG GAGCTAGATGGATTACTGCAAGTCAATCGTCTTACTCATAAGCTTTTAAGTAAATGGCTTGCACTAGACGAGTACGATGCTATGTTCAGAGAAGCGAATCACAATGTTCTAGCCCCTTACGGAAGAATCACCCTTCATGTATTCTGGGAATTGAATTACGACTTTTTGCCAAATTATTGTTACAATGCTGCCACAAACAG ATTTGTCAAGTGTCGTGGCTTACAATTTGTACAACCTGTTCATCGAGATAAACCACCGCAGATGTCGCATCACTATCTTTGGGGTAGTAAGCAATTAAATCTGGCTTATAGCACTCAATACGGGCAATATACGGGATTCGTTGGTCCGCATCACTTTCGTACGATATGTAAGCTTCTCGGATATCAAGGGATAGCTGTAGTTATGGAGGAACTTTTGAAGATCGTCAAGACCTTGATTCAAGGAAGCCTGCATCAATTTACTAAGACCTTGATGGAGGCCATGCCTAAAGTCTGTAAGCTTCCACGATACGATTACGGATCCCCCGGAGTTTTAGGATATTATCACGCTCAGTTGAACGATATTGTGCAATATCCAGACGCTAAGACTGAATTGTTTCATAATTTTCGCGAATTCGGCAATACAATTCTATTTTGTCTTTTAATGGAACAAGCTCTATCGCAAGAAGAAGTGTGTGATTTGTTACACGCAGCACCGTTTCAGAATATTCTGCCTAGACCTTATTGCAAAG agGGAGAGAAACCTGAGACTAAGCAGAAACGATTAGAAGCCAAATATGCGGCTTTACAAATTGTTCCAAACGTAGATAAATTAGGTACCGCTAAG CAAGCAATGATTGCCAGAGAAGGAGATCTGTTGACGCGCGAACGACTGTGCTGCGGTTTATCGATATTCGAAGTTGTACTCAGCAGATTACGGAGCTTCTTGGACGATCCTATTTGGGTCGGGCCACCACCGGCAAATGGTGTAATGAACGTGGATGAATGCACAGAATTCCATAGACTTTGGAGCGCGCTTCAATTTGTATACTGTATTCCCGTTGGTGACACTGAATTTACCGTGGA AGAGTTGTTTGGTGAAGGTTTGCATTGGGCTGGATGTGCTATGATCGTCCTTTTGGGCCAACAACGTAGGTTTGAGGCACTTGATTTCTGCTATCATATTCTTCGAGTGCAACGTGTGGATGGCAAAGACGAGAATGTTAAAGGAATA catttGAAGAGGATGGTGGATCGGATAAGGCGATTTCAAGTATTAAACTCGCAGATATTTGCTGtgctgaataaatttttaaaaagcggCGACAGCGATGCAGCGAGCGTGGAACACGTGCGCTGTTTTCAGCCCCCGATACATCCTTCGCTGGCGCACGCGCAACAGCATTATCACGCACCTGAATATTTACGCCAAATAAATCATCAATAA